TTTCTCTACTGGCCCGAACTCGACGCCGAACAGGTCATCCGCCCCGATGGAAAAATATCCCTGCTCATGATCGGCGAGGTGGAGGCCCAAAACCGCACCCCCGAAGAGTTGCGCCAGGAACTGCTGACCCTCTACCAGGACAAACTCAACGACCCGGAAATCAACGTGGTCGTCACGACGCTGGCCAATGACCGGGTTTATGTGGGCGGCATGGTGGGCGCGCCGGGTCTCATCCCCATTGAGGGACGCCTGACCGCCCTTGCGGCGGTGATGCAGGCGGGTGGTTTTCTCGCCGACTCCGCCAAGATGAAAGAAGTGGTGCTGCTTCGCCAGCAGGACGGGAAGCAGTATGCGCGGACCATAGACCTAAAGTCCGCGCTGAAAAATCCCGAATCGGACAACTTCCTGCTGCAACCGTATGACATTGTCTATGTGCCCAGCAAGGCCATAGCCAACGTGAACCAGTTTGTGAACCAGTACATAGACGGTGTCCTCCCCAAGGGGCTGACCAGCACCGCCACCAGCGTTTGGACCATAACCAACCAGCAGAAATACTACGACGATCTGACAAGCTTGAGACAGGCGGCTTCCTCGTTCTCGAGCTCCCGATAGTGCTTATCCAAGGAATCAGCGCATGAACATAGACTCCCGGCCCGGAAGCACACTGCGCACGAAAGCGCTGGCGCTGGCCAACGAGATAGTGCAGAGCTCCGCGCGCGATGTGGTGCAGGTGCTGTTCCGCCACAAATGGATCACCATCCTGTTTTTTCTCGGAGTCTCCTCCGCTGCGGCCCTGTATGCGTTTACCGCCCCCGAAATTTACATGTCGGAAGCCAAGCTGCTCCTCCGTCCCGGCCGTGAGAGCATCGCCATGGACGCCTCGGCAGTCAGCGGGAACACGGTGGCCATGGGTGCCGGACGTGAAAACGAGTTGAACTCGGAAATTTCCATCATCAAAAGCCAGGCGCTGGCGGAGCAGGTCATTGATTCAATGATCGCGGAGGTGGGGCAGGAGGCGCCCCCCCCCCGCGAGCCGACCGCCAGGGAAAAAATATTCCAGGCCATTCAGACGGTGAAGAGTCTGCCATTTCGTCTCATTCCCTCCGGGCCCGCCGTTGAGGTTTCCCCCAGAGACGCCGCCGCGGCCCGTTTGTCTTCCGGCATTGAAGTGCAGGTGGAAAGAAACACAAACATCCTCATTGTAAGTTATGAGGGCCGGGACCCCGCCAAGGCGCGCGACACGCTTGAACGGCTTATTGAGGGTTATCTGGACCGGCACATTGAAGTCTTTGCCTCCCAGGTGACTCCCGAGTTCTTCGAGGAACAGGCCAAGAAACTTCAGGAGGAGTTGGCGGTCAAGGAGGCGGCCCGCGACGAGTTCCGCACGGCGAACAAAATAGCCTCTCTGGAACAGCAGAAGAGCTCGCTTCTGGACC
This genomic stretch from Candidatus Hydrogenedentota bacterium harbors:
- a CDS encoding polysaccharide export protein, which codes for MAETQGVDPATVVPETRVVLQPYDAIQVKFLYWPELDAEQVIRPDGKISLLMIGEVEAQNRTPEELRQELLTLYQDKLNDPEINVVVTTLANDRVYVGGMVGAPGLIPIEGRLTALAAVMQAGGFLADSAKMKEVVLLRQQDGKQYARTIDLKSALKNPESDNFLLQPYDIVYVPSKAIANVNQFVNQYIDGVLPKGLTSTATSVWTITNQQKYYDDLTSLRQAASSFSSSR